GCATTAGCATGGCGTTTTTGTAAAGGAATCTTATCGGAGCATTGTTGGGTATAGTTCATAGTCCtggtagctttttaattgTATCACCACTCTCATCAGACCTTCATCTTGTTtgcctttttcttttcctgATCCCGTTCATCCACTGCTGTTGCCCTCACCCTGATCATGCCTTCTGTGCCTGAGCCGCCGCAGCTTGTGCGCTGGTCTGAATTTGGATGATGtcgcccttcttcttctccagcTTACCCTGGGCGTCTCTGATCAATCCTTCATGTCTCTCGCTGGTAAATGTCAGTGAATAAAGTCTGCTGGATGAAATTCACTCGTGATGCACGTACATCTCCTTGGTGATGAAGTCCAGACGGCCCTTGACTGTGCTCTCGGCCTCCACCTTATCCTGCTTCAGCAACACGGGGCCGACCAACTTGTAGATCTGCTCGCCATCCTTGAGCTTGTCAAACTCCTGAAAAATATGTCAGCCTTGTGGTCGTGAATTTCAGCTCCTGAGGCTCGCCTACCTCTTTTACGCCAAGGTTCTCCTGCCTCTGAGCCTCCAACTTTTGCCTCGACTGGACGGTGGTCTGAAGTTCTGATGAGACATGAGTAAAGATTTCGCTACTAATTGCCTGTTTCCGATCGCGTACCCTGTTGCAGCGCCTGGTATTCCTCCGATAGCTTTTGCAGCTTTGCTTGCACCTCAGCCATGGTTGGGGTATGAGTATGAGTGTGAGGGGTTCACTGGAGGTGAGTGTGAAAATTGCAAACTAATGAGTTGGCCGGAGCGCGAAAACGTCGGAAACAATGCCGCAGATCAGTCCAACGATGTTGTAATGAGATGAGTGTGTGAATCAGATGCCGCCAAAATGCCAAGGCTCTGAGAAATAATTCGATCTGTTTCGACTTTTGCGCAGTGGTCTGCGAGAAGATACTTGGTACCTCGACTCAGCATTCGATGTGGTGACAGACAGTCGGAAAACCGTTTAGTCGAATATCAAGCAACCCACTTGGCAGGTATACGGGCCTCGGCGGGAAGTAAGTCTCAGAGGATGCGAAACACTTAAGCTTTTTGTGAGTCAAAGaatctttcttttttttcgttCAATGCGAGATTTTCAGTAAGTTAATTTGCATcattcttttccttttgctTACCTTTCAGCCTTTATGCTATGTCATATTTGGCCGCATAGCCTTCGACTGGTGGCCGTGAAAGCGTCATGCATGTATACAGTTGATACATCTAAACACATATTTTCATGTAACCCAGACAAGTCCCCCACCCCCACCACCTGCCCAAGGCACCCCGATTAGCGCAGCGATCCATCACGAACTGCCCAGGCAACGTCACAGAATCCAAGCCCACAAGTGCTTCCTCAAGGTTCCTCACCCGTCCAAACTTCCAACCCTCCACCCGTTTGCGCCAGGCACCGACGACCTCCTCGGGACCCTACCGATTCTTCCATCTTCCGACACCCGATCCCGAAGTGATTAGCCAAAGGCGCGGACGAACACGACGACGTTCACACCGAGAGAGCTTTCCCCGCTCTTTCCACTTCTCACGATATCCGACCTCTTCCACGCCGCTTAATCGCCGAGCTCCTCGAGAAACAAAAGCCAACT
The Colletotrichum lupini chromosome 6, complete sequence DNA segment above includes these coding regions:
- a CDS encoding prefoldin subunit; this encodes MAEVQAKLQKLSEEYQALQQELQTTVQSRQKLEAQRQENLGVKEEFDKLKDGEQIYKLVGPVLLKQDKVEAESTVKGRLDFITKEIERHEGLIRDAQGKLEKKKGDIIQIQTSAQAAAAQAQKA